A DNA window from Anastrepha ludens isolate Willacy chromosome 6, idAnaLude1.1, whole genome shotgun sequence contains the following coding sequences:
- the LOC128867805 gene encoding piggyBac transposable element-derived protein 4-like → MNRRSLRNRIFDENELESESSELETSSEYEENDDERSERSSDDSFESDSSDIEPLSQEILEGSAVNLDIRMNSKNGLIEYTKEPFVRGRRFSFRHQSNVSKGPTAFAISAVDSPLSAFVLILSPIEEHILRMTNLFGARTYRNNWEHLTIQQLRAYFGLLLLAGVYRSYGECVTQLWNVDKGRAIFRKTMSLDMFKKIQRCIRFDDREERNRRDKLSPIRFVFDKWTAHLKTLYTVGKTVTIDEQLVPFRGRYPFRQYVPSKPAKYGIQIWIICDSESYYTHNAQVYLGRVANTAVERNVGQRVVLDLCHGLTSRNVTCDNFFTTYALAKDLHKQKMTIVGTIRKNRAELPPILLDMKRKPVFHTEFVYEPQLQAILLSYVPKKNRFVTLLSTYHRGLEIDQSAKKKPNLITFYNKTKGGVDTLDQMVGTFRSKRKVNRWPMALFCNMLDISALNAYIIFTHIFSD, encoded by the exons atgaatCGCCGCAGTCTACGAAATcgtatttttgatgaaaatgagTTGGAAAGTGAAAGTTCAGAGCTTGAGACATCGAGTGAATATGAAGAAAATGACGATGAGCGATCTGAAAGATCGAGTGACGATAGCTTTGAAAGTGATTCATCGGATATCGAACCACTGTCACAAGAAATTTTAGAAGGTAGCGCAGTAAATCTCGATATTCGCATGAATTCGAAAAATGGATTGATCGAGTATACGAAAGAACCATTTGTACGCGGTAGAAGATTTTCTTTTCGACATCAATCGAATGTTTCTAAAG GTCCCACTGCTTTTGCTATTTCTGCGGTTGATTCTCCTCTATCGGCTTTTGTTTTGATCCTTTCGCCAATTGAAGAGCATATTCTCAGAATGACAAATTTATTTGGTGCAAGAACATATCGCAACAACTGGGAACATTTGACAATTCAGCAATTGCGTGCGTACTTCGGATTGCTTCTTCTTGCTGGTGTTTACCGGTCATATGGCGAGTGCGTTACGCAGTTGTGGAATGTAGATAAAGGCAGAGCTATTTTTCGCAAAACCATGAGCCTTGACATGTTcaagaaaattcaaaggtgcaTTCGTTTTGATGACCGCGAGGAACGTAATCGGCGTGATAAGCTTTCACCTATTCGATTTGTGTTTGACAAATGGACTGCACATCTCAAGACATTGTATACTGTTGGAAAAACAGTCACAATAGACGAACAACTTGTTCCGTTCCGTGGCCGATATCCATTTCGCCAATACGTTCCATCAAAACCGGCAAAATATGGAATACAAATTTGGATAATTTGCGATTCAGAGTCCTATTACACTCATAATGCTCAAGTTTATCTTGGCCGTGTTGCAAACACTGCTGTGGAAAGAAATGTTGGGCAACGTGTTGTGCTCGATTTGTGCCATGGGCTGACAAGTAGAAACGTTActtgtgacaatttttttacaacataCGCGCTGGCTAAAGATTTGCACAAGCAAAAAATGACGATAGTGGGAACAATACGAAAGAATCGAGCTGAATTACCACCAATACTGCTCGATATGAAGCGAAAGCCAGTTTTTCATACAGAATTTGTTTATGAGCCACAATTGCAAGCCATTTTGTTGTCAtatgttccaaaaaaaaatcgatttgtgaCATTGTTGAGCACATATCATCGAGGCTTAGAAATTGATCAATCAGCGAAGAAGAAGCCAAATTTGATTActttttacaacaaaactaaagGTGGAGTAGATACGCTCGACCAAATGGTAGGAACGTTTCGATCAAAGAGAAAAGTTAATCGTTGGCCAATGGCTCTCTTTTGCAATATGCTAGATATAAGTGCATTGAACGCTTATATTATTTTCAcccatattttctctgattga